The DNA segment TTTTTGTGACTGTCTGCTCCAGTCACAAAACCAGCTGAGCTGTAGCAGCAGAAAAGCACTTTGTCTAACCCAAGGTTTGTGTGTGTCCCAGCTGTCAGGAAATGAAGAACTGACATGAAAGCTCTCATTAATGGCCTTACTAGACTTGGTATTTCCTTGCTTTTATTGTTTTCTCTATCTAGAATTCTCCATTCCTAAGCCATTCAGGCCTTCTACCATTTTTTCTATCATTTTTCCACCTCACCTTTTTTATTGAGTCTACTGAAAACACACCAGTTTGGagttttttctttgcatgtttCTTTTTGCAATCATTTGTTTCTCTAATGTATTATTTAACTCTGCATAGAGGATATAGGACCCATTCCTATATCCTTGGCTAAATTCTTCTTAAAATCCATGGATGTTTTGAGTGTGGAAGGATGGGGCTCAAAGTTGTGTTCTACATTCTGCACTTCTAAAGTTTCCCCAAGCATCATTGCTTGCAATTAAAACTCCAAAGCAGACAAGCAGCAAATACGGCACAGGTAATTATAGGATCTATTAAATACCAGCACTAAATATATCTCTAGATGAAAATCTGGTAAACAGTTGAGCAATTGGAAAGTTATAgagtgttggggtttttttttccctctaaatagATGTGTAGTGGAAAAAACATTCTAACTTGTAATTTATATTATTGCGTCTCTTGAATTTTAATGAAGACATGTAcatacaacttttttttttcttgaggaaataaaatagaatattCTCTGGTAAAGAGAGGTAGATTAAGACAGTTTTGTAGCTGAGTTTTTGCTTACAGGCCTCATCTTTTGTACGAAAAAAGACTGTAATTCTTGTTTCAGAAGAAGACCAGAaagcaaatttaaaatttttaagacTGTACAAGACCTATTTAGAGGTCATAAGTGATTTCCTAAGTCCAATTAAACAATTAACACCTTAACAGGTACAATTTTCCTGTGTGGGTGTGTCCATTAATATTTGTGTATCTCTTTATATAAGTCGTTGTTCTGAACTAAATGAGGTTTTGTGTATGTATGAAATTACTCACACAAGCAAATAACAAattcaataaaaataatgaaaagtaGTTTAACTTTGAatataaaaagtatttttctgtgcTTGGTATACAGATACTTCAGTATTTGGTACTAAAGTCTCTCTGCTACCAACTTGGACCATCACAATTAAAAAGTTGTCAATTAAAATAAACAGTCTTCAgcttcaaatgaaaaaaactcactataaaatattaaaatatttgggttttataTAAATCCAAGGAAAAAACTAATTATTAATTGATAGTATTGTAATTCAACTTTCAGTGTAATTTACTTCTGTTCATGAATGCTGGGCTAAAATCCAGGCTGAAAAAATGCACTCCATCGCCTTCTGCAAGTCAGAAATtggatttaatttcatttagtCTGTTTGGCCAGTTGAAATATCAGGAGTTCATGTTCATTTAAAAGATCAGACAATGCTTTTCATTAATGTCAAggttttttccaaatgtttgcACTAGAATATCCTGCCTTGATCCATGTGTTGTGTTATGTACTAACTGTCCTTTGCCCTTCCCCACTGAGATACCAATTAGAGGATATTCTTTAAGAATTTAATAGGTGTTAACTATTGTTGCATATTATCTCTGTTGttgatgtttttaaaaaagtagatttaaaatccagaaaatgaaattactgaACCAAGCAGAATTTTACTGTAAAACTGTTCATCTAAAAGTTGTCATAAAATTCAATGCCAAATTTAATTCCGAAACACAAGTGAAGAGGCTGGAAATAAGGAGTGCTCTTTTCATTCCTTCTAATTGTTCCAAGCAGCTTTTCTGGGTGCAACCAGAGCAGCAAAAGTGCCGAGATTTCTCAATTCAAGCCTTACGAGGACATAAATTTATCTCAAAAGATAAATTTGTCTCAAAAGAACCACCTGAAAAAGGTTGGGTGCTTATACCACCAGTACTGCTGGGCCCACATGTAAAATCCTCAGTGGAAAATTAGCAGAGCACATTTTCATAATTCAATCTTTCATTTAGATAATGCAAAGTCTCCCTAATTGTTTCTGTGGCGCTTGATTGGAGCTGTAGGAGTGTTATCCCTCAGGGACCAGGGATCATCGTGCAAATGAGATGTGGATCTTGTCAGGCTGCCTGGCATGGATGAAATTTTAACTAGGTGAAGATTGGTACAAGAGATTTGGTTAGAACTGCTGAAAAATAATAGTAAAAGTTCTGGAAGctcatttttcctgctttgatAGCAATGGTAATGACTAAAGATTAATTTTAGcattggcaaaaaaaaaaagtaattgcaGTATTTAAAACCCTGAGGCAAATCAGTGGAAATGCTTTGGAAAGGATAATTATACCTGCACAAGGAAGATCTGTTTAATAGCATTAACTAGCCCAATTAAGGAGAAGTGGAGGAAGGGCCAATCTGTTATTTCTTTAACTGTTCACTGAAAAAGTGGTTTTGATATTTAAGCAGTAAATAttggtttggctttttccaGGATGATTCCCCAAGGTTTAAACGTTTTAAGAAGTGTTGAAGGGATCTTGTCTCCAGCTGTCAATAACATCCCAGAGGTGCAGATGTTTCAAGAGGGACCTCTGTGTATTTACATGGCAGTCGTTAAGATTCTCATCAGTAACCTCATCTGGCATAATCCCAGTCTAAACATCCCTAAAAGATTGTTCTCAAGTGGGGGAAGATGGGACAAAAAGAGGATTCTTTGctcttccacagcagcagcagcaggtttggCTGTTTTGCCACTGCTAAGAGCTAGAGGCTGCAGAGTGGTGAGTGCAGAGGAGGATCTGCTGCCAGGAGgttttccccagggcttccCTGCTCTGACAAACAgtgatgtgtgtgtgtttttaatgCAGGTGTGGAACACACGGGTGTGTGCAACACCTACCAACCAACACGGGCTTTTCGTGTCAGGGAATTCCAGGGCACATACTCGGAGATGGATTTTACCAGGGGGAGTAGAGAGAACAGAGTTTAAGAGGGTTTTAATCCTTATCTTTCATTTCCTTGCTGTAGTGCTGCCGTTGCTTCTGGCACTGTCCTCAGATGGTGAGTGGTACAAAAGTTTTAGTTGAAAGCCAAGGCCAAAGCTCACTTTGTGCAGTTGCCCAGGGGTAGTGGCACTGTGTGCAAAGGGCAGCACTGGCCTCTTCAGAGTTGGAGTGCagggaggggattttttttctctctgcatctGTTTAATTTGAGCTTTCCAAGGCAGCCAGTTGGAACTGCAGAACATAATTTAGGCAACAGCCAGCTCTGGCATTGTTAAAGCAAGCACACCGCCCTTTATAACCCAAGGAGGCAGCAGTGCAAAGGCACCCTCTGCTATCACCCACAGAACccactgcagagagcacaggcaataattatttaaataaaatgagcAAACATTCCATTAAAACAGGGTGATGTAATCAGGAAAAGGATAGCTAGAAATTTTAGAGTTAACAGCCTCAAAATCTGAATAGTACAAAGCATTTTCATTTTGCAAAGTTTAAAGCTGAAAAAGGGCTCATTGTCTCTTTTTCAGTGAGAATATCAGGAGTGGTAAGAGAGTCAAACAGGCAGAATATGATGGGATGTTACAGTAAAATACAAGATCTGCCACATGCAAAAAAGTTTTGGTGTGAGAGGTGGCAGGAGAGAAATGAGTACTCAGCAGGGGCCATGGGTCTGTTTGGTTTATTCAAGTCCACATCCTACAGTAGCTTTACACAGGTTTATTCAAGTAGAATGATCGAGTCCAAGCAGAGGTTCTCTGAGCCCTGTGCTTCAATTAATCTTATTGTATTGCTTAACTGCAGATACTTTATCCCTGTTAACCAGCCCTAGTGCATTTCCAGTCCCTGACCAGTGTGCAGTCCACTGTGCTGAAGGACTAGCAAAGAAATAACCAACCACAACTCATGGCTTTCATGGGGCAGTTCTTTaatgagtaataaaaatttgaatGGTACCACAACAGCCTCTCTTCTCAATTTCAGCtactgaaaagaaaagcaggagcCAAGGAAAGATGCTGACACCtgttaggatttttttcaaCAATCAGTGACTTTTGCCTCTCCTACTGAATGTTGTGTTTAAATgtttatattataatataaaatCTCATCATTCACCTTGAAAATAATATGTTTTCCTAtgatggaaaagagaaaaatgcaggGATTTTCAAAGACTGGTGAAAGCCACCATAGATGTCCAGAACAGACTGTACATCTCATGATCCCTGATGGAAGGACAGCACCAGCCTCTCAAACACATGGCTTTGATCTGCTCTGCATAAGTTAAGAAATTGGTTAAGCAATGTACTTGGAAAATTATTATTCTCATCCTACACTTCTTCAGCTGTGAGCTGCTCAGCTCTAGATTTTTAGTTTAGTCTGTTTTATAAATGGCTACTTGCAAAATTGTGTGGAGTTAGGCTAAATTCTGAGTTTTCCTATGACATAGAAAGATCCAGCCTAGATCTCAAATTCTCACTTCATCTTCTCTCAGACAAGTGTGTATTCCTGACTGACAAACAACCAGCTTTGATGTGTTGCTGTAAGGCACCCAGTGAATTATAGAGCTTGCTCCAAAGCTGTGAATGTattaatgctgctgctgcaattgCATAAAAATCTTGTTTTGGGAAAACGTGATGCATCTGCCCCAAAGTATGTACCCAGAATTTTCCAGCAGGTAAGTGAACAAGTGTGAAGTCAAATGGAAATGGTGTGTGTTGAACCAAGTGTTATTACCCAACAGTGTCTATAAACAAAGGCAGAACCAGAATCAATGcctcttcccttttttccctgataTCCTTTCCATTCAGTAGAACCAGGGCTGCATTTTGGTGGTTTGCCATGGAAGCAGCACACTCCTGACTGTTACTGGAATTACAAATGAGCAACACTGAAActaattgagaaaaaaaagagctgctggccctgtggcagtgcccaggtagagcaggtgctgctgcaggaagcagaggagaGTGATGGACTTAGACATCCACATGCAGCACAGAGAGTGGAACTGACAATATCCCAACATTCAACAACCagcattattttctttaaaatgtccTTCACAGTGGGCATGACTCTCCAAACCAGGAATGCAACAGATGAGTAGGTAGCAAAGCAGTCCTGTTGGCCAACCTCCAAGTTCAGTAATTACACTCTGCTCTTAAATTCCCCCCACAGCTCAGTTGGAATAAAGCTCTTTTTCTGCCTGTCCCGGAGCATTGTGCAGTGTTTCTGTGCAGCTGTACAACACTGAAAAATATCTTCTCCCATTAAAATTGCCCAGGGAATTTAGGTAGACAAAAAGCTATTACCAGAGTTGGAATGTGGGCAGAACACCAAGGTTAACTTAGACTTGCATGGGAATCAAAGAATCTTTGCTGACGAGGAGTGTCATACCCTTATTAAGGAGCACAAGTGGGAATAGCTCGCTGTGCTGCCTGAATAGAAACCCAGGAACTTGGGATCTCTGCACCTGGAAGCGACCCAGCACCTGGGATGTCTCCTAACAAATCACTCTATAAAAGCCTCTGATCTTGCAGAGTATCTTACCATTATCTTATATGGTTATTTAGTAATATTCATTGAATTATTTATTGATAAAAAAAGTTCCAGaaacttttgtttttcaaagcCCCCATGAACTAAAAacaaactgcattttaaaaaagtctACCATGAGAAAAGCAGCAATATAGCCCAAATATGCTGAGGCAAGTGTTTTAATTTCAGTAAATAGATACACCAAGAACCCCACAGAGTATTTAAGTATTTAAGCAATCTGAGCCGGGCCTGCCGCAGGAGTGAAAGCCTTCTGTGTTATGTTAAATAGACAGCTGTAAAAGTTTTCTTACCCTCCAAAGCAGGagtcatttaaaatatttaggtaACTGACTCCCAAATTCATTTATACACCAAAAATTTATTCGTACTAAGCAAGAATAATTTAGAACATTCACTATACAAATTCCtgtaggaaggaaaaaattccaaatCCATCACATGTACACCGAGTCTGTTCTTTGtattttgtgcctttttttccttgtcttccTGTAGTTGCCATTCTTCTTTCAGCTCAGGTCAGTTCTAAGCTTGGGGCTTTAATTTCCCTCATTTCTTTACACTCAAATTTTTTATATGTCCTTGTGCGCAGCCACCTGAGGATGAGCAGCACGGCGATGCCAATGCCAGCAGTGAGGACCACCACGGTGACCACAGCACCgatgccagctgccagctgcctCATGCAGAACTCGGGGGGCTTTTCATCCACATAGTAAATCCAGAGCTTTTCAACAGCCAGAGCATCTCCATTGACTGAGACAGTGAAATTACCGTTGGAAGGAAACACGGAGTCATTGTTCACGTCTTTTTCAAAGTAATAGGCCACGTCAGCTATATCTACATCCCACCTGGGTTTCTTGTTCTGGTCCAGGCGGATTTGGATGAGGGGGGGGTCGTACTTGATGGCTGCGATGTACTTGGGGTGCAGCTTGTACCTGCTCTCAAACAGCTGGGTCAGGGCCTGGGCCACGTCGGCAGCAGCGAAGGCCCTGGAGCTCCTCTGGTGTGTGAGCTCGATGTAGATCCACCGTGTCCGGACCAGCTCgctgcagctcaggctgctgccTCCCTTCTCCGTCCTGCGCACGCCCGCCGAGTTCACGCACCAGCAGGTGCTGGACTGGTTGCACTGCCTGGCTTTAAAGACACCGCTGTCCTCGCAGTCGGGGTTGTAAATGCCGTCACTGTCTGACACCCCCTGGGGAGGTCTCCAGAGGCGCTTCTCCTTCAGGGGGGTCATTTCTGC comes from the Passer domesticus isolate bPasDom1 chromosome 7, bPasDom1.hap1, whole genome shotgun sequence genome and includes:
- the TACSTD2 gene encoding tumor-associated calcium signal transducer 2, coding for MEPLFGAVLGLILAVASPAHDSCTCATNKWAVCAQEGPGNCTCRLAGSDHPVDCSTLTSKCFLMKAEMTPLKEKRLWRPPQGVSDSDGIYNPDCEDSGVFKARQCNQSSTCWCVNSAGVRRTEKGGSSLSCSELVRTRWIYIELTHQRSSRAFAAADVAQALTQLFESRYKLHPKYIAAIKYDPPLIQIRLDQNKKPRWDVDIADVAYYFEKDVNNDSVFPSNGNFTVSVNGDALAVEKLWIYYVDEKPPEFCMRQLAAGIGAVVTVVVLTAGIGIAVLLILRWLRTRTYKKFECKEMREIKAPSLELT